Genomic window (Pseudomonas sp. MM211):
ACCGCTATCGCCCAAACGGCAGCGCCAGCGCGGTTTCAACCAGGCACAGATGCTGGCCCAGGTGGTCGGTCAGACGCTACAGATTCCCCAGCACAGCGACTGGCTACAGCGTATTGGCGACACCCCGGCTCAGCAGAAACTCGATGCAGCAGCCCGTCGCCGTAATCTGCGCGGTGCCTTTGCGGTGCTGCCCAAAGCGCAGGTGAACGCACAGCACGTGGCGCTGATCGATGACGTGCTGACCACGGGTGCCACGACGCAGCAGCTTGCCCGCCTGCTGATCCGCGCCGGCGCGGCGCGCGTGGATGTCTACTGCCTGGCGCGTACACCTGCGCCGGGTGATCATTGACGAGGGCTGGAGCGTCACGCACAGTGGCCAACCCTCGTGATTAGCACTGCCCTGCCCATGACCACCCTCTCTCTGCTCGCCCAGCACGTGACCCGCCGCCCGCAACGCATCGCCTTGCTCGAACAGATTGCCGAGCAGGGCTCGATCACCCGCGCGGCCAAGGCGGCGGGTATGAGCTACAAGGCAGCCTGGGATGCCATCGACGAGCTGAACAACCTGGCCGATCAGCCACTGGTAGCCCGTAGCGTGGGCGGCAAAGGCGGTGGCGGCGCAAGGCTGACGCCGGCCGGTGAACGCCTGCTGCAGTTGCACCAGCGCCTGCAGGCCATTCAAGCCGAAGTGCTGCAGGCCGCCGAAGACGACACCGACCTGCAGGTGCTCGGCCGCCTGATGCTGCGTACCAGCGCGCGCAACCAGCTCAGCGGTCGGGTAAGAACGATCCAGCCGCAAGGCGGTAACGATCTGATCGACATCGAGCTGCCCGGAGGCTCGTCGATCCAGGCACAGATCACCCGCAGCAGCACCCAGCATTTGCAGCTAGAGCCCCATGCTCCCTTGATGGTGTTGATCAAGGCCGGCTGGCTGCAGCTCAGTGCGCCAAGCCAGGAGGCCGATCCGAATCTCAACGAGTTACAGGGGACTATCGAGCAGATTCTGCTCGAGGTCGACGGCCCCTGCGAAGTGCGCATTGCCCTACCCAATGGGCAAACGCTGTGCGCCCAGGCCTATGCGGAGCAGCTCGCCAGTCAGCATTTGCTAATAGGGAGCCCGGTGCGGGCGCAGTTCGCCGCCGGCCATGTGTTGTTGGGCACGCAAATTTAGAGCACCTGCAATGGCCGGGCTAAAGCCATCGAGCCGAAACAGGTCGCCTTGGTAGTTGGGTGAAGCCCATCTACCTACAAGCGCATATAAAAAAGCCCGCAGGCAGCGGGCTTTTCTACGGCAGGATCCTCAAGGCACCAGCGGTAGCTCGCGTTTGTGCTGGGTCTTGTCGTAGGTCTGCACGATGGCCTGATAGGCCGACTCGTTGACGGGCTTGCCCTGCAGGAAGGCATCGATGTCTTCGTAGCTGACGCCGTGCACCTGCTCATCCGGAATGCCGGGGCGTTCGTCTTCCAGATCCGCTGTCGGCACCTTCGAGAAGACCGCTGCCGGAGCGCCGAGGCGTTCAGCGATCTGCCGCACCTGGCCTTTGACCAGACCGCTCAATGGCGCCAGGTCGCAGGCGCCGTCACCGAACTTGGTGAAGAAGCCCATCACCGCTTCCGCCGCATGGTCGGTGCCGATGACCAGGCCATTGCGCGCGTTGGCCACGGTGTATTGAGCCAGCATGCGCATCCGCGCCTTGGTATTGCCGAGCACGAAGTCACGGCGCGACGAGGCCAGCACGCCCAGTTCGGGGATCTGCCCGGCCAGCCCTGCCACTGCCGGAGCGATGTCTATGGTCAGCACTTCGTCCGCGGCGATGAAGGCAAGCGCGGTCTGGGCATCGGCCTCGTCGTGCTGGACGTTGTGCGGCAGGCGGATGGCGACGAAACGGTAGCTCTGATCCTGCGTTTCGCTGCGCAACTGCTCAACGGTGAGCTGTGCCAGGCGCCCGGCGGTAGAAGAATCGACGCCGCCGCTGATTCCCAGCACCAGCACCTTGGTGTGCGAGGCGGCCAGAGTGGCCTTGATGAACGCGATACGCCCGGCGATCTCGGCGTCCACATCGGCCGGCGAGGAGAACGGGGCGATGACGCCCAGGGCGGTGGCGATTTCGGCTTGTCGGTTGCTCATGGTGTCTCTCCCTTAGAACGTGTTCTGGATCTTGCGAGCTAGAGCCCGGCTAGGAAAAAAGAGGTGAGGAAGCGGAGTGTACTTTTGTACATGAGCATTCCGAACCTGTTTTTGACGCCGCCGGGCCGACGCGCAGCTGATCCTGAATAGGTTATTAGTTCGCTTCGAGGCGAAAAACATGCTTCAGATAGGTCACGAAGTTCGGGTCGCGGCACTGGGTCTTGCCGGGTGTATCGGAGATCTTCGCCACCGGCTGGCCGTTGCAGTCGATCATCTTGATGACGATGTTCATCGGTTCGACACCCTGAATGTCGCAGGTCAGGTTGGTACCGATGCCGAAGCTGACGTTAATGCGATCATGCAGCGCGCGATACAGTTCCAGAGCCTTGGGCATGGTCAGACCGTCGGAGAAGATCAGCGTCTTGCCCTGCGGGTCGATGCCGAGTTTCTCATAGTGCGCGATGGCCTTTTCGGCCCACTGCAAAGGGTCACCGGAGTCGTGACGCAAGCCATCGAACAGCTTGGCGAAGTACAGATCGAAGTCCTCGAGAAAGCTGGACATGCCGATGGTGTCGGTCAGGGCGATGCCGAGCAGGCCGCGGTATTCCTTGACCCAGCACTCCAGCGCCACCTTCTGGCTGTCGATCAACCGCGGGCCCAGTTGCTGGTGCGCCATGAACCATTCGTGGGCCATGGTGCCGATCGGCTTGAGGTCGAATTCACGGGCCAGGTGCACGTTGCTGGTACCCACGAAGCGGCCCGGGAAATCGCGCTTGAGGATGTGTACCACCTCTTCCTGCACCCGGTAGGAAAAGCGCCGACGCGTGCCAAAATCCGCAAGCTGGAAATCTGCCAGCTCAGCGGCCGAGGCTTCTCCCTTGAGCCAGTCGAGCTTCTCGTAGAGCCGCTCGCGAACCTGCTCGATCACCACTTCGCGGTAACGGTAGCGGTTGCGCACTTCCGAGACGATGGCCAGCAGCGGGATCTCATAGAGGATCACGTGCAGCCAGGGCCCGCGCACCCGGATCGCCAACTGGCCGGCTGCGTCAGTACCGACGTGCACGTAGCGCATGTTGAAACGGAACAGGCTGAGGAAGCGGATGAAGTCGGCCTTGATGAAGGGGATCTTCTCCAGGTAGGCCAGTTGATCCGGGGTGATCGAGGTGTTGACCAGTTGCTCGATCTGGTAGCGGATCTCCGCCAGATACGGCGTCAGATCCTCGTTGCTGCGGCAACGGAACTCCCACTCCACTTCGGCGTTGGGGTAGTTGTGCAGCACCGCCTGCATCATGGTCAGCTTGTAGAAGTCGGTGTCCAGCAGGTTCTGGATGATGCTGGGGGCGAATACGCTCTCACTCATGGTCACTCTCCTCGAGGCGGGCCAACTCGTTGTCGAGCGCTCCGCTGTCGGCGCAGATGATGATGCCCTGCGCGCGCATCTGGTCGATGGCTTGCGTTGCGCCGGCTTCGGAAATGGCCCGGCAGGCCGGAAGATACAGCAACACCTGGAAGCCGGCGCTGCGCAATTGCAATGCGGTGTTCTGCACGCAGAAATCCAGGGCTAGGCCGCCGACCACCAGTGCATCCACACCGGCGACCTTCAGGTATTCGATGACGCCCGTACTGCGCTTGCCGGCCAGGTCGTGGAAGCAGGCGCCGTAGGGGTGTAGATCGGGCTCGACGCCCTTCCAGACGAAAAAGTCGTAGTCGATCGGTGCAGGCAGTCCGTCCAACAGCTCGAAGCCAGGCGTACCCGGTACGCAGTGGCTGACCCAAGTCAGGTCGGCATTGGCATGGCTCAGGGGCTGCAGCATCTGCTCATGACGCTCCACCACCCAGATGGCGTTGGGGGCATGGGCGTCTTTGCTGCCCAAACGCAGGGTGCCACGACGCGCCATGTCGTTGAGCGGCGCGGCGATCTCATGGCCGCCGGCCACAGGCAGTTCATCGGGGCACAGGTTGGTGAAGCCCTTTTGTGCATCGACATCGAACGTGGCGATCTTCATCTGACACCTCCTACTGGTGGAGCCGCATCGCTGCGGGGTGGAAACATATTCCACCAGGTGTATTATATCTGTCAACACCTGCTCACGAGGAGATTCGCGATGCTGTCGTCATCACTCCAGACCTTTGCCGCGGCCAGTGCCCAGCCAACACCGCAACACTTCGCCATGGCCATATACGGTGGCGCCTTCGATCCGCCCCACGCCGGCCACGCCAGCGTCATCCAACGCGCGCTGGACGTAGCGGATCGAGTGGTGGTGGTGCCCAGCTACCGGCACGC
Coding sequences:
- the pncB gene encoding nicotinate phosphoribosyltransferase; translation: MSESVFAPSIIQNLLDTDFYKLTMMQAVLHNYPNAEVEWEFRCRSNEDLTPYLAEIRYQIEQLVNTSITPDQLAYLEKIPFIKADFIRFLSLFRFNMRYVHVGTDAAGQLAIRVRGPWLHVILYEIPLLAIVSEVRNRYRYREVVIEQVRERLYEKLDWLKGEASAAELADFQLADFGTRRRFSYRVQEEVVHILKRDFPGRFVGTSNVHLAREFDLKPIGTMAHEWFMAHQQLGPRLIDSQKVALECWVKEYRGLLGIALTDTIGMSSFLEDFDLYFAKLFDGLRHDSGDPLQWAEKAIAHYEKLGIDPQGKTLIFSDGLTMPKALELYRALHDRINVSFGIGTNLTCDIQGVEPMNIVIKMIDCNGQPVAKISDTPGKTQCRDPNFVTYLKHVFRLEAN
- a CDS encoding nicotinamidase, producing the protein MKIATFDVDAQKGFTNLCPDELPVAGGHEIAAPLNDMARRGTLRLGSKDAHAPNAIWVVERHEQMLQPLSHANADLTWVSHCVPGTPGFELLDGLPAPIDYDFFVWKGVEPDLHPYGACFHDLAGKRSTGVIEYLKVAGVDALVVGGLALDFCVQNTALQLRSAGFQVLLYLPACRAISEAGATQAIDQMRAQGIIICADSGALDNELARLEESDHE
- a CDS encoding TOBE domain-containing protein, with translation MTTLSLLAQHVTRRPQRIALLEQIAEQGSITRAAKAAGMSYKAAWDAIDELNNLADQPLVARSVGGKGGGGARLTPAGERLLQLHQRLQAIQAEVLQAAEDDTDLQVLGRLMLRTSARNQLSGRVRTIQPQGGNDLIDIELPGGSSIQAQITRSSTQHLQLEPHAPLMVLIKAGWLQLSAPSQEADPNLNELQGTIEQILLEVDGPCEVRIALPNGQTLCAQAYAEQLASQHLLIGSPVRAQFAAGHVLLGTQI
- the nadE gene encoding ammonia-dependent NAD(+) synthetase yields the protein MSNRQAEIATALGVIAPFSSPADVDAEIAGRIAFIKATLAASHTKVLVLGISGGVDSSTAGRLAQLTVEQLRSETQDQSYRFVAIRLPHNVQHDEADAQTALAFIAADEVLTIDIAPAVAGLAGQIPELGVLASSRRDFVLGNTKARMRMLAQYTVANARNGLVIGTDHAAEAVMGFFTKFGDGACDLAPLSGLVKGQVRQIAERLGAPAAVFSKVPTADLEDERPGIPDEQVHGVSYEDIDAFLQGKPVNESAYQAIVQTYDKTQHKRELPLVP